TGCCCGATCTGAACAATGACTGGGACGTGTTCGTGGCGCCGAATCCACTCTATAGGCCGTGACGAGCAGGAGGCTGGCGAACATCAGCAGACGAGCACCGATATGCACAACACCTCGCGACCAGTGCCCGAACTACGTAAAAGGTTAGTCCCACTGTCCGCCGTTGAGTCGGTGATAGTTGACTAGGCGGACCACCGGCCCGGCCTCGGCGAAGCCGATCACGGCGGCAGCCCCATCTACCAGACGTTTGCGCTGCTGGTCGTCAGCGACCCCAGAAATTAGCGGAGCTAGCTGACGCAAAGCAGCGACACGGCCGTCCACCGACGGCGGTTGATGCATGCAAAGTGCGTGTTTGAAAAAATCGAGTGTGGACAGTGTGGCGGCGTGATGACGGCCGTAGGGGCGGGCAGGGTGTCCGGGTGTCGTCGCCTCGTCGTGGTTACCCGTCAGACCTGACCGATGCCCAGTGGGCGTTGGTCGAAGGGTTGTTGCCGGAGCCGAGCACGGACGGGCGGCGGGAGAAGCGCCCTCTTAGAACTCCTAACTCTTTGAGCGTTGGAGTCGCCGCCAGCAGATGATGGCGCAGGCGAGGGTGAGGAAGGCTTCGTGGATGTCGTCGCGGATCTCCCAGCGGATGCGTAGCCGGCGGAACCAGTGCAGCAGGGCGATGGTCTGTTCGACTACCCACCGTCTGGTGCCGAGGCCGGAGCCGTGGCTGGTGCCGCGTCGGGCGATGACCGGGGTGATGCCCCTGTCGCGGAGCTGGCGGCGGTAGATGTCGTAGTCGTAACCCCGGTCGGCGTAGATCCGGCCGGGTCGCTGCCGGGGTCGACTGCGGATGCCCTTGATCCGGGGGACCTTGTCGACCAGGGGCAGCAGTTGGGTGACGTCGTGGCGGTTGCCGCCGGTCAGGGTCGCGGCGAGGGGGATGCCGCCCGCGTCGGTGATGACGTGGTGTTTCGAGCCTGGCTTGCGGCGGTCGACCGGGCTCGGACCGGTTTTGGGCCCCCTTTGAGCGCCCGGATGTGGGAGCCGTCGATCACCGCCCGGGACATGTCCAGTTGACCGGCGGCCCGCAGCTTGCCCAGCAGGACCTCGTGCAGTCGTTGCCACACGCCGGCGTCGTTCCAGTCCCGTAGCCGGCGCCAGCAGGTCATGCCTGACCCGAACCCGAGCTCCTGGGGCAGGAACTCCCACGGGATCCCGGTGTAGAGGACGAACAAGATCCCGCCCAACACGCTCCGGTCATCAAGCGGCTTGCGACCGGGATAGCGGCGCCGACGAGGCGGGCGGGCCGGTAGCAACGGCTCGATCTCAGCCCACAGATCGTCCGAGACGACCCACGGCGGCTGCTCACCTCGCCTCACGGCCGATCACTGTAGTTGATCGTCCATGAAGGATAGACCCGGGCGCCCGCCTGGATCATTCTGTTAGGAGTTCATAGGGAGATCGTCAACGCGATCTTGTACGTGGTCTGTTCGGGGTGTCCGTGGCGGTACCTACCGGCGGATCTGCCGCCGTGGAGCCCGCTGACCAGCGGGGCTTCGCCGTGCACCCGCGCAGGTGGGTCGTGGAGCGGACCCTGGCATGGCTCACCGCCTGCCGCCGGCTGGCCCGCGACTACGAATGCAACCCTGAAATCTCCGAAGGCATCGTCAGGTGGGCCGCCATCGCCGGCATCACCCGCGGCCGACCAGC
This sequence is a window from Micromonospora sp. NBRC 110009. Protein-coding genes within it:
- a CDS encoding IS5 family transposase (programmed frameshift), with the protein product MRRGEQPPWVVSDDLWAEIEPLLPARPPRRRRYPGRKPLDDRSVLGGILFVLYTGIPWEFLPQELGFGSGMTCWRRLRDWNDAGVWQRLHEVLLGKLRAAGQLDMSRAVIDGSHIRALKRGPKTGPSPVDRRKPGSKHHVITDAGGIPLAATLTGGNRHDVTQLLPLVDKVPRIKGIRSRPRQRPGRIYADRGYDYDIYRRQLRDRGITPVIARRGTSHGSGLGTRRWVVEQTIALLHWFRRLRIRWEIRDDIHEAFLTLACAIICWRRLQRSKS